The following proteins come from a genomic window of Aequorivita marisscotiae:
- the ligD gene encoding DNA ligase D: MGLNEYIKKREFNKTPEPPGDLDKSNGLRFVIQRHQARHLHYDLRLEMEGVLKSWAVPKGPSLNPTDKRLAIMTEDHPVKYLSFQGTIPKGNYGAGVMSIWDQGTYSVLKSEVGSDPVKQLKNGDLKIEFFGEKIKGSFALVRTARGEEKNQWLLIKKTDKYATQLHYDAEIFAATPQSKTVASEISLNIDQFVKPMLASPAKNIFKDPQWVFELKWDGYRMLSHIKNGEVSLYSRNGVMYNTKFALLQNELQNIPHNCILDGEVVIVNKQGKPNFQKLQKYDPNKTVGELRYYVFDLLHLNGHDTIALSLLERKSLLPDILEGLKHVYYCDHIEGMGPTLYNRAIAAGMEGVIAKKADSTYTPGYRSEKWLKIKDSTTEEAIICGYTESESGGSIFGSLILGMYKGEKLVYVGNCGSGFSNKEQRELLKKLKAIETDINPFAKKLPLKGRIPHFVAPKLICEVKFSEWTKNGLMRHPVYKSLRNDKEPAEISPQTVKEGSVSNSKKNSSTLEVDGFHVPLTNLEKVYWPDAGYTKYDLIDYYLNISDIILPYLIDRPQNLHRHPNGIRNASFYQKDNETLPEWVKTEEIYSKSSKKNIAYLLCQNVATLLYMANLGCIEINPWNATIQNLERPTYTVIDIDPSAKNTFEDVIEVALAVKEVLDIANIEGYPKTSGSSGLHIYIPLDNKYSFEEARDFTKLLCYFVQEKLPKFTTMERALTKRKGKIYLDYLQNRRGQTLAAPYCVRPKEGAPVSAPLLWSELTSGLSILDFTIKTMPERIKKMGDIFSPVLQTGISMEAAIDNLNSEK; encoded by the coding sequence GTGGGATTGAACGAATACATAAAGAAACGTGAATTCAACAAAACCCCTGAGCCGCCGGGCGATTTAGATAAATCTAACGGGTTGCGTTTTGTAATACAAAGGCACCAAGCGCGCCACTTGCATTATGACCTGCGTTTGGAAATGGAAGGCGTTCTTAAAAGTTGGGCAGTACCTAAAGGGCCATCCTTAAATCCTACGGACAAACGTTTGGCGATTATGACCGAGGATCATCCGGTAAAATATTTAAGCTTTCAGGGCACTATCCCAAAAGGCAACTATGGCGCCGGGGTTATGAGCATTTGGGACCAGGGAACATATAGCGTATTAAAAAGTGAAGTGGGAAGCGACCCCGTAAAACAATTAAAAAACGGCGATTTAAAAATTGAATTCTTTGGGGAAAAAATTAAAGGGAGTTTTGCACTTGTACGCACTGCGCGAGGCGAAGAGAAAAACCAATGGCTACTGATTAAAAAAACAGATAAATACGCAACCCAACTGCATTACGACGCCGAAATTTTTGCAGCCACACCACAATCTAAAACCGTTGCAAGTGAAATTTCATTAAATATAGATCAATTTGTAAAGCCCATGCTTGCCAGTCCGGCAAAAAACATTTTTAAGGATCCACAATGGGTTTTCGAGTTAAAATGGGATGGATATAGAATGTTATCTCATATAAAAAATGGCGAAGTGTCGCTTTATTCGCGGAATGGGGTAATGTACAATACTAAGTTTGCACTCTTGCAAAACGAATTGCAAAACATTCCACATAATTGTATTCTGGATGGCGAAGTAGTTATTGTAAATAAACAAGGAAAGCCCAATTTTCAGAAACTTCAAAAGTACGATCCTAATAAAACCGTTGGGGAATTGCGCTATTACGTTTTTGATTTGCTTCACTTAAACGGTCACGATACTATTGCCTTATCGTTACTTGAAAGAAAAAGTCTGCTTCCCGATATTTTAGAAGGTTTAAAGCACGTTTATTATTGTGACCATATTGAAGGTATGGGGCCAACACTTTACAACCGGGCTATTGCTGCAGGTATGGAAGGGGTAATTGCCAAAAAGGCCGATTCTACTTATACACCTGGTTATAGAAGTGAAAAGTGGTTAAAAATAAAAGATAGTACTACTGAAGAAGCCATAATTTGTGGTTACACCGAGTCTGAGAGCGGAGGAAGTATTTTCGGCTCCTTGATTTTAGGGATGTATAAAGGCGAAAAGTTGGTGTATGTTGGTAATTGTGGTTCTGGTTTTTCAAATAAAGAGCAAAGGGAATTATTAAAAAAGTTGAAAGCTATAGAAACCGATATAAACCCATTTGCCAAAAAATTGCCGTTAAAAGGAAGAATTCCACATTTTGTAGCTCCAAAATTAATCTGCGAAGTAAAATTTTCTGAGTGGACCAAAAACGGTCTAATGCGGCATCCCGTTTATAAAAGCCTGCGAAATGATAAGGAACCCGCAGAAATAAGTCCGCAAACTGTAAAAGAAGGATCAGTTTCTAATTCGAAAAAAAATTCTTCAACCTTAGAAGTAGATGGTTTTCATGTGCCTCTTACTAATTTGGAGAAGGTGTATTGGCCGGATGCCGGATATACCAAATACGATTTAATAGATTACTATTTAAATATTTCAGACATCATATTGCCCTACCTCATAGATAGACCTCAAAATTTACACAGACATCCCAATGGTATTCGCAATGCCTCTTTTTATCAAAAGGACAATGAAACTTTGCCGGAATGGGTAAAAACGGAAGAAATATATTCTAAATCGTCAAAGAAAAACATTGCGTATTTGTTGTGCCAAAATGTGGCAACGTTGCTTTATATGGCGAATTTAGGGTGTATTGAAATAAATCCTTGGAACGCAACCATTCAAAATTTGGAGCGCCCCACATACACGGTTATAGACATAGATCCTTCGGCTAAAAACACTTTTGAAGATGTAATTGAAGTAGCTCTTGCCGTAAAAGAAGTTTTGGATATTGCAAATATAGAAGGCTATCCAAAAACTTCGGGTTCCTCGGGGTTGCATATTTATATCCCCTTAGATAACAAATACAGCTTTGAAGAAGCGCGGGATTTTACAAAACTGCTGTGTTATTTTGTTCAAGAAAAACTCCCAAAGTTTACAACTATGGAACGCGCATTAACAAAACGCAAAGGGAAAATATACTTGGATTATTTGCAAAACCGAC
- a CDS encoding Ku protein — protein sequence MRSIWNGSISFGLVSIPIKMYSATEDRRLDLDMLDKHDNARIRYKRVNEETGKEVAWKDIVKGFKKDDAYVVLEKDDFEKANMKKSKTIDIEEFVDEEEVSDLLFKSPYFLEPQKEGGKSYNLLRDALKKTGKLGVATFVMRQKENLSLIGVYKNVLVLHVIRFAEEIRDPADLKLSDTKVSKKEVEMALSLIENYTETFKLDKYKDVYNKQLMKIIDNKSSGKKTKTTKIDNTPTPAKDLMAKLKASLEKKKKKAKAS from the coding sequence ATGAGATCAATTTGGAACGGCTCCATCAGTTTTGGCCTTGTGTCTATTCCCATAAAAATGTACAGCGCAACGGAAGATAGAAGGCTGGACTTGGATATGTTGGATAAACACGATAATGCGCGTATCCGGTATAAACGTGTTAATGAGGAAACTGGGAAGGAAGTAGCTTGGAAGGATATAGTAAAGGGATTTAAAAAAGACGATGCCTATGTGGTTTTGGAGAAAGATGATTTTGAAAAAGCCAATATGAAAAAAAGCAAAACCATAGACATTGAAGAATTTGTGGACGAGGAGGAGGTAAGCGACCTACTTTTTAAGAGCCCTTATTTTTTGGAACCCCAAAAGGAAGGAGGCAAAAGTTACAACCTTTTGCGAGACGCACTAAAAAAAACCGGGAAATTGGGAGTTGCAACATTTGTAATGCGGCAAAAGGAAAACCTGAGTTTAATCGGGGTTTATAAAAATGTGCTGGTGCTACACGTTATCCGTTTTGCGGAGGAAATTCGCGATCCTGCAGATTTAAAATTATCAGACACAAAAGTTTCAAAAAAGGAAGTTGAAATGGCCCTATCACTAATTGAAAATTATACCGAAACTTTTAAACTGGATAAATACAAAGATGTTTACAACAAACAGTTGATGAAAATAATTGACAATAAAAGCTCAGGAAAAAAGACCAAAACCACAAAAATTGACAATACTCCAACCCCCGCCAAAGATTTAATGGCTAAGTTAAAAGCCAGTTTAGAGAAGAAAAAGAAAAAAGCCAAAGCCTCATAA
- a CDS encoding VOC family protein translates to MRIEANLAFSGNCREAFNFYQEIFGGEIKNTETYENNEIDIPDNYRNKWQHAELKGKNFTLLGYDASPDTPLTDGTNIHLGVDMDTENEAKEAFEKLASSGKIHTSFQKTSWGAQYGRCTDKFGIGWMINYKK, encoded by the coding sequence ATGAGAATTGAAGCCAATTTAGCCTTTAGCGGAAACTGTCGGGAAGCGTTTAATTTCTACCAAGAAATCTTCGGAGGCGAAATTAAAAATACGGAAACCTATGAAAACAACGAAATTGATATTCCAGACAATTATAGAAATAAATGGCAGCACGCCGAACTAAAAGGAAAAAATTTCACATTACTCGGTTATGATGCCTCTCCGGATACTCCGTTAACCGACGGCACAAATATACATCTAGGTGTAGATATGGATACCGAAAACGAAGCCAAGGAAGCCTTCGAAAAGCTTGCCAGCTCGGGTAAAATACACACCTCTTTTCAAAAAACTTCGTGGGGCGCTCAATATGGCAGATGTACTGATAAATTCGGTATTGGGTGGATGATTAATTATAAAAAATAA
- a CDS encoding DEAD/DEAH box helicase, translated as MPFKKLHSDIKEKLEQLEITTPTPFQSASIPVIKSGANVYCMAPESSGKTTTLIITTLQKLKCRAIGNAPRAVILVENKDLAMQLYDQFLMYTKHSSLRVYVGYEELHVDVQKSEIAMGIDILISTPKSMNKLFLMNGVSIADLKLFSIDDAEFLTQKSAYAAIMSITQSIQKCQYVLYAEKMHPMLKRFENYFMEYSKKVSIS; from the coding sequence ATGCCTTTTAAAAAACTACACTCCGATATCAAGGAAAAGTTGGAACAACTTGAAATTACAACACCTACCCCCTTTCAGAGTGCGAGTATTCCCGTTATTAAAAGCGGTGCCAATGTATATTGCATGGCGCCAGAAAGTAGTGGCAAAACCACTACACTCATTATTACTACACTTCAAAAATTAAAATGTAGGGCTATAGGAAATGCACCGCGGGCCGTAATTTTAGTTGAAAATAAAGATTTGGCTATGCAGCTGTACGATCAATTTTTAATGTACACAAAACACAGTTCGCTGCGCGTATATGTTGGTTATGAAGAGTTGCACGTAGATGTTCAAAAATCGGAGATTGCCATGGGGATAGATATTCTTATTTCGACCCCAAAATCTATGAACAAGTTATTTTTAATGAATGGCGTAAGCATTGCCGACCTAAAACTTTTTAGCATAGACGACGCCGAATTTTTAACACAAAAATCGGCGTATGCTGCAATTATGTCTATTACCCAAAGTATTCAAAAATGCCAATATGTGCTTTATGCCGAAAAAATGCACCCCATGCTTAAACGGTTCGAAAATTATTTTATGGAGTATTCAAAAAAGGTTTCAATATCTTAA